Proteins co-encoded in one Medicago truncatula cultivar Jemalong A17 chromosome 8, MtrunA17r5.0-ANR, whole genome shotgun sequence genomic window:
- the LOC25502446 gene encoding E3 ubiquitin-protein ligase RGLG4, translating to MGNSQAKKREAEYSGNVEARNTSKVLSPRFQQQEEASFNIHLHGKKKLATKEKYALIPDNFTTLEQVTSALRHEGLESSNLILGIDFTKSNEWTGRSSFNNKSLHSIGGTPNPYEKAISIIGKTLAPFDDDNLIPCLGFGDATTHDSEVFSFHADDSSCHGFEEVLACYQKIVPNLSLSGPTSYAPVIEAAMDIVEKTHGQFHVLVIVADGQVTRYGNNEGGKLSPQEEKTIKAIADASSYPLSIVLVGVGDGPWEDMKKFDDKLPARDFDNFQFVNFTDIMSKKISPSAKEAAFALAALMEIPFQYKAALELGLLGRATGRAKKMVPRPPPAPYSRHMPPEHFLSRMPTSSMDDQRNQMECAICLTNKKDLAFGCGHMTCRDCGSRLSDCPICRQRITNRLRVFTG from the exons ATGGGAAACTCGCAGGCGAAAAAGCGTGAAGCTGAATATTCCGGAAATGTTGAAGCGAGAAATACTTCCAAAGTTCTATCACCGCGAtttcaacaacaagaagaagCGTCTTTCAATATTCATCTTCATGGTAAGAAAAAGCTCGCTACGAAGGAGAAATATGCTTTAATTCCTGATAATTTTACAACTCTTGAACAG GTTACAAGTGCCTTGAGGCATGAAGGTTTAGAATCCTCAAATCTTATCCTTGGAATTGATTTTACGAAAAGCAATGAATGGACTG GCAGAAGCTCGTTTAATAATAAAAGCCTGCATTCTATTGGAGGGACACCTAACCCTTATGAGAAAGCCATTTCGATTATTGGCAAGACTTTGGCTCCTTTTGATGACGACAACTTGATTCCTTGTCTTGGTTTTGGTGATG CTACGACTCATGATAGCGAAGTGTTTAGCTTTCATGCTGATGATTCTTCATGCCATGGATTTGAGGAAGTTTTGGCCTGCTAtcaaaaaattgttccaaacTTGAGTCTTTCAG GACCAACTTCATATGCACCGGTGATTGAGGCTGCAATGGACATTGTTGAGAAAACTCATGGCCAATTCCATGTGTTGGTTATTGTTGCAGATGGCCAG GTTACAAGATATGGCAACAATGAAGGTGGGAAACTTAGTCCTCAAGAAgagaaaacaataaaagcaaTCGCTGATGCAAG TTCATATCCTCTTTCTATTGTTCTGGTTGGAGTTGGTGATGGACCTTGGGAAGATATGAAAAAGTTTGATGACAAGTTACCTGCACGCGATTTCGACAATTTTCAG TTTGTTAACTTCACCGACATTATGTCTAAGAAAATAAGCCCTTCTGCAAAAGAAGCTGCTTTTGCTCTGGCTGCTCTTATGGAGATACCTTTCCAATATAAAGCAGCTCTTGAGCTCGGATTACTTGG TCGTGCAACGGGAAGGGCAAAGAAAATGGTTCCAAGACCTCCTCCGGCTCCTTATTCTCGACATATGCCACCAGAACATTTTCTGAGCAGAATGCCAACATCATCCATGGATGACCAGCGAAACCAAATG GAATGTGCTATATGTCTGACCAATAAAAAGGATTTGGCCTTTGGATGTGGTCACATG ACCTGCAGAGATTGTGGATCAAGATTAAGTGATTGTCCGATATGCCGCCAAAGGATCACCAATCGCCTAAGGGTGTTTACGGGATGA